Proteins from a genomic interval of Rhizoctonia solani chromosome 12, complete sequence:
- a CDS encoding Transposon Tf2-7 polyprotein codes for MSWLKLHNPTIDWPNKHITFNSQYCNNSCLSISNSILGNVGGTPNHLEGIPEDLGGVKVIEPLEGIPRETGGTVDSPLESIPVELRNFAEVFSEDMKVTELPLHRPFDLGIDLIDPDKPVKAMVYPLKASDDEELRKLLKEQLDKGLIRPSKSKYGSPVHFVNKKNGKRRMVVDYRSLNANTVKNAYPLPLIQSLIEKLRGAKYFSTIDLKSGYNLVRIKEGDEWKTAFKTKYGLFEYLVMPFGLCNAPAAFQHFMNETFRDILDVYVVVYLDNILIFSESRELHTKHLQEVLKRLQDNACYCNLEKCNFYASEVDYLGVIANGEGVKADPKKITQAVDWATPRSVKGVQEFLGFINFYRRFIHNFSKLAQPLYQLLQKNIPWEWGERQEVSFKALKQALIESPVLIQPDPYKEFFLECDASDFATGAVLNQKGSDDKLHPVAFLSKSLAPAERNYDIFDKELLAVVRALKEWRHLLEGTVIPVKILTDHKNLEYFQTKRDLNQRQLRWMGFLADYNYRIVYRPGAQNRKADILSRREDHKSAVKEGGETPVLISPELFIAAIQTDSDLNDLIRDALHDDKAVYKILKSLEEDIPVKGWKIDNGLLYYHDWIYVPNKPEIRKAVLESRHDNPSTGHPGQFRTLDLLSRDYYWSGMKQSVTKYVQACDSCIRSKHSNRAPEGLLQNIDLPNKPWEEITYDLIVGLPTSEGYDAILTVVDRLSKMVHFIPTHSDATAVDVANLFVSFVWKLHGLPRKTILDRGPQFNAKFLRQVYKRLGIEPHFSTAYRPQVDGQSERLNQFVEIYLRHYINYRQTDWVASLPLAEFSYNNGKHSGSKHSPFYMCYGYNPDFTVGNTKESHVPQANDLADFLKEIQAEAKAALEIAARQNAQYYDLNRREATKLEVGDKVYLSSANIKTSRPSHKLEHKRLGPYKVLEKIGRNSYKLDLPKSMKVHPVFNIALLHKKPVDKYDRDPVPLPLS; via the coding sequence atgtcctggctcaagttacacaaccctactatagattggcctaataagcaTATCACTTttaattctcaatattgtaacAATTCTTGTCTTTCTATttctaattctatcctgggaaaTGTTGGTGGGACTcctaaccaccttgaaggcataccagaagacttaggaggtgtcaaggtaattgaacctcttgaaggcatccctagggaaactggaggtactgtggattctccacttgaaagtatcccagtagaactgcgcaattttgcggaggtattttctgaggacatgaaggtgacAGAACTGCCGCTGCaccgtccttttgatttagggattgatttaattgatcctgataaacctgttaaggctatggtataccccttgaaggcatctgatgatgaggaacttagaaaactccttaaagaacaattggacaaaggattgattcgcccatccaaatccaaatatggttccccagttcattttgtcaacaagaaaaatgggaaaaggcgtatggttgtggattatagatccctaaatgcaaatacagtcaagaatgcgtaccctctacctctaatacagtctctcattgagaaactaagaggcgcaaaatacttttccaccattgacctgaaatctggatacaacttggtccggataaaggaaggtgatgaatggaagactgcatttaaaaccaaatatggcctgtttgaatacctagtcatgccctttgggttatgcaatgctcctgctgcatttcagcacttcatgaatgagacatttagggacatattggacgtctatgtagtagtatatctagacaacatcctaatattctcagaaagcagggaattacacacaaaacatctccaagaggtactgaaaaggctgcaagacaatgcatgctATTGTAACCTGGAAaagtgtaatttctatgcGTCTGAAGTAGACTACCTTGGTGTtattgccaatggtgaaggagtaaaagcagatcccaagaaaatcactcaagcggttgattgggcaacaccgcgctctgtcaaaggggttcaagagtttttgggctttataaatttctatagacgcttcatacataacttctcaaaattggcacaacccttataccaattactccaaaagaatataccttgggagtggggtgaacgccaagaagtgtcttttaaagctcttaaacaggctctaattgaatcccctgtTTTAATCCAACCtgatccatacaaggagtttttccttgagtgtgacgcctctgattttgcaacgggcgctgtccttaatcaaaagggcagtgatgataaattacacccagtggcattcctatcaaaatccctagcacctgctgaaagaaactatgatatctttgataaagagttattagcagtagtaagggctttaaaggaatggcgtcacctgctggaaggaacagtaatccctgtcaaaatactgacagaccataaaaatctggagtatttccagacaaaaagggatctgaaccaaaggcagttaaggtggatgggatttttggcagattacaactataggattgtgtataggccaggcgcacagaatagaaaagcagatattctctctcgccgtgaagaccacaagtctgcggttaaagaggggggtgaaacccctgtgctcataagcccagagctttttattgcagctattcaaacagatagtgaccttaatgacctaataagggacgctctgcatgatgataaagctgTATACAAAATCCTTAAATCTTTGGAAGAGGATATACCTGTTAAAGGATGGAAGATTGATAATGGCCTACTTTACTATCATGATTGGATCTATGTCCCCAACaagccagaaatcaggaaagccgtCTTGgaaagcaggcatgataacccttccactgggcacccaggacagttcagaaccctagacctcctttcaagggattactattggtcagggatgaaacagtctgtaacaaaatatgtccaagcatgcgACTCATGCATACGCAGTAAACATTCCAACCgggctcctgaaggtctccttcaaaacatagatttacccaataagccctgggaggaaataacgtatgacttgattgtaggactccccacctcagaaggatatgatgcaatattaaCTGTAGTGGACCGCCTATCCAAAATGGTCCATTTCATACCAACTCACTCTGATGCAACTGCGGTTGATGTTGCAAATCTCTTTGTATCTTTtgtgtggaagttacatgggttacccaggaaaaccatCTTGGACCGAGGCCCCCAGTTCAATGCAAAGTTCCTAAGACAGGTCTATAAGCGGCtggggatagaaccacacttctccactgcatacagaccccaagttgatggacaaagtgaacgcttaaaccagtttgtggaaatCTACCTACGCCACTATATCAACTATAGGcaaacagactgggttgcGTCATTACCACTTGCGGAATTTTcatacaataatgggaaACACTCAGGTTCCAAACATTCACCCTTCTACATGTGCTATGGTTACAACCCAGACTTTACAGTTGGGaacaccaaggaaagccatgtccctCAAGCCAATGACCTAGCAGACTTCCTGAAAGAGATCCAAGCTGAAGCTaaagctgctttagaaattgctgcaagacaaaacGCACAATACTATGATCTcaacagaagggaagcaaccaagctggaagttGGTGATAAAGTCTATTTGAGTAGCgccaacatcaaaacttcaaggccttcccatAAGCTAGAACATAAGCGATTGGGGCCCTAtaaggtcttggagaaaattggcaggaactcctataaactggatctccctaaatccatgaaagtccaccctgtcttcaacattgccctATTACACAAGAAGCCAGTAGACAAGTATGACCGTGATCCAGTCCCACTTCccctgtcgtag
- a CDS encoding Transposon Tf2-1 polyprotein encodes MSTQPSTYVHADPNALSVPTNIQEIPAWAQEIKNLLLAMNQNLSLVIGQAAAHHTDLGTTQATLNNHNSSITNLDALIVKLGADIAKIGTAAASGSSIALATKAPKLATPDKFDGSDKNKAISFRVAVSHYLRISYPGSTVDEQIAFIISCLDGKAHEWLEPYLEEDVVKGNPVSWLHNLDAFWLQFNARWNVQNRTENFCAKLRTLKQTKGVQDYYKDFQTYSQGLGYNNPSLRDMFYDGLSHKIKETLMVQDYDHADASVTLATLAEKALKVDQRLEQFAAQHKGSSSSSNQSGSKSSTSTSAAAQGAPRDKLSVGEQVYAIVDGKAKKGVLQKIGQNAKGIAVPIVKWNDGTTMDVTFKTIKKDNHPVTATSTPAPKASSSSSARNSGPSPMDLDSASSKGKKPIICATCGGRGHYANQCPSKSYSGHEAHISEDESENGDL; translated from the coding sequence ATGTCAACCCAACCATCTACCTATGTGCATGCCGATCCCAATGCACTGTCtgtccccaccaatatccaggagatacctgcgtgggcccaggagatcaaaaacctcctcctggctatgaaTCAGAATCTTTCTCTGGTCATAGGACAAGCGGCTGCCCATCATACAGATCTAGGCACCACACAGGCCACCCTCAACAACCACAACAGCAGCATCACCAATCTTGATGCCCTCATTGTTAAACTTGgggctgatattgccaaaataggCACTGCGGCTGCGTCTGGTTCTTCTATTGCCTtggctaccaaggctcccaAACTTGCAAcgccagacaaatttgatggGTCTGACAAAAACAAGGCAATCTCCTTTAGGGTTGCTGTATCTCATTACCTCAGGATCtcatatcctggctcaacagtggatgagcaaatcGCTTTTATCAtttcctgcctggatggcaaggcccatgagtggcttgagccctaccTAGAAGAGGACGTTGTGAAAGGGAATCCTgtttcttggctccacaatctggatgccttctggctgcaattcaatgcacgctggaatgtccaaaataggacTGAGAACTTCTGCGCTAAACTGCGCACcctcaaacaaaccaagggagtccaagattactacaaggacttccagacctattctcaaggtcttggttaCAACAACCCCTCTCTCAGGGAtatgttctatgatggcctatcccacaaaattaaggaaactctcatggttcaagattatgaccatgcagatgcctctgttactcttgcaactcttgcagagaaggcccttaaggtggatcagcgcctagagcagtttgcggcccagcacaagggttcctcctcctcttcaaaccaatctggaagcaagTCCAGCACCTCTacgtcagcagcagcccagggagcgcccagggataaactgtctgttggggaacaggtgtatgcaattgtggatggaaaggctaagAAGGGGGTCCTCCAAAAAATTGGCCAAAATGCCAAAGGGATTGCAGTTCCAATTGTTaagtggaatgatggcaccaccatggacGTTACCTTCAAAACTATCAAGAAGGATAACCACCCAGTCACTGCCACTTCCACTCCTGCCCccaaggcttcctcctcctcctctgcgcgcaactctggtccttcccctatggacttagactctgcctcctcaaaaggcaaaaaacctattatatgcgcaacatgtggaggtaggggacactatgccaatcaatgcccctcaaaatcctactctggccatgaggcccatatctctgaggatgagtcggaaaatggggacctctga